Proteins from a single region of Choloepus didactylus isolate mChoDid1 chromosome 10, mChoDid1.pri, whole genome shotgun sequence:
- the SLC2A8 gene encoding solute carrier family 2, facilitated glucose transporter member 8 isoform X3: MTPEDPEERQPLLGPPDGRVPRGRRVFLAAFAAALGPLSFGFALGYSSPAIPSLRRAAPPAPRLDDAAASWFGAVVTLGAAAGGVLGGWLVDRAGRKLSLLLCTAPFVAGFAVITAAQDLWLLLGGRLLTGLACGIASLVAPVYISEIAYPAVRGLLGSCVQLMVVIGILLAYVAGWILEWRWLAVLGCVPPSLMLLLMCCMPETPRFLLSQHKCQEAMAALQFLWGSEQGWEEPLAGAEHQGFHLAQLRRPGVYKPFIIGISLMAFQQLSGINAVMFYAETIFEEAKFKDSSLASVIVGVIQVLFTAVAALIMDRAGRRVLLLLSGVVMVCSTVTFGAYFKLTQGAPSNSSHVDLSAPVSVEPIDASEGLAWLAVGSMCCFITGFALGWGPIPWLLMSEIFPLHVKGVATGVCVLTNWLMAFLVTKEFSSLMHLTDHTSQDGTDYGSQIPFPTCC; the protein is encoded by the exons ATGACGCCCGAGGACCCGGAGGAGAGGCAGCCCCTCCTGGGGCCGCCCGACGGCAG GGTCCCCCGCGGCCGCCGCGTCTTCCTCGCCGCCTTCGCCGCTGCTCTGGGCCCGCTCAGCTTCGGCTTCGCGCTCGGCTACAGCTCCCCCGCCATCCCGAGCCTGCGGCGCGCCGCGCCCCCGGCCCCGCGCCTCGACGACGCCGCAGCCTCCTGGTTCGGG GCCGTCGTGACCCTGGGCGCCGCGGCGGGGGGCGTGCTGGGCGGCTGGCTGGTGGACCGCGCCGGGCGCAAGCTGAGCCTCCTGCTCTGCACGGCGCCCTTCGTGGCCGGCTTTGCTGTCATCACCGCGGCGCAGGACCTGTGGCTGCTGCTCGGAGGCCGCCTCCTCACCGGCTTGGCCTGTGGCATTGCCTCGCTTGTGGCCCCG GTCTACATCTCTGAAATTGCCTACCCAGCAGTCCGGGGGCTGCTCGGCTCCTGTGTGCAGCTGATGGTCGTCATAGGCATCCTCCTAGCCTACGTGGCAG GCTGGATCCTGGAGTGGCGCTGGCTGGCGGTGCTGGGCTGCGTGCCCCCCTCGCTCATGCTTCTGCTCATGTGCTGCATGCCCGAGACGCCGAGGTTCCTGCTGTCTCAGCACAAGTGCCAAGAAGCCATGGCTGCCCTGCAGTTCCTGTGGGGCTCCGAGCAGGGCTGGGAAGAGCCCTTGGCTGGGGCTGAGCACCAG GGCTTCCACCTGGCCCAGCTAAGGCGCCCTGGGGTCTATAAGCCCTTCATCATCGGCATCTCACTGATGGCCTTCCAGCAGCTGTCTGGCATCAACGCTGTCATGTTCTACGCAGAGACCATCTTTGAGGAGGCTAAGTTCAAG GACAGCAGCCTGGCCTCAGTCATCGTGGGTGTCATCCAGGTGCTGTTCACAGCCGTGGCAGCCCTCATCATGGACAGAGCTGGACGGAGGGTGCTTCTGCTCTTGTCAG GTGTGGTCATGGTGTGCAGCACTGTCACCTTTGGCGCCTACTTCAAGCTGACCCAGGGTGCCCCCAGTAACTCCTCGCATGTGGACCTCTCTGCGCCTGTCTCCGTGGAGCCCATCGATGCCAGTGAAGGGCTGGCCTGGTTGGCTGTGGGCAGCATGTGCTGCTTCATCACTG GCTTCGCTCTGGGCTGGGGGCCCATCCCCTGGCTCCTCATGTCAGAGATCTTCCCTCTGCACGTCAAGGGCGTGGCCACCGGCGTCTGTGTCCTCACCAACTGGCTCATGGCGTTTCTCGTAACAAAAGAGTTCAGCAGCCTCATG CACCTCACAGACCACACTTCCCAGGATGGAACAGATTATGGTTCTCAAATTCCATTTCCCACATGCTGCTGA
- the SLC2A8 gene encoding solute carrier family 2, facilitated glucose transporter member 8 isoform X4, which translates to MTPEDPEERQPLLGPPDGRVPRGRRVFLAAFAAALGPLSFGFALGYSSPAIPSLRRAAPPAPRLDDAAASWFGAVVTLGAAAGGVLGGWLVDRAGRKLSLLLCTAPFVAGFAVITAAQDLWLLLGGRLLTGLACGIASLVAPVYISEIAYPAVRGLLGSCVQLMVVIGILLAYVAGWILEWRWLAVLGCVPPSLMLLLMCCMPETPRFLLSQHKCQEAMAALQFLWGSEQGWEEPLAGAEHQGFHLAQLRRPGVYKPFIIGISLMAFQQLSGINAVMFYAETIFEEAKFKDSSLASVIVGVIQVLFTAVAALIMDRAGRRVLLLLSGVVMVCSTVTFGAYFKLTQGAPSNSSHVDLSAPVSVEPIDASEGLAWLAVGSMCCFITGGPQALWCLLACLHLLRLQCPFYFVLCP; encoded by the exons ATGACGCCCGAGGACCCGGAGGAGAGGCAGCCCCTCCTGGGGCCGCCCGACGGCAG GGTCCCCCGCGGCCGCCGCGTCTTCCTCGCCGCCTTCGCCGCTGCTCTGGGCCCGCTCAGCTTCGGCTTCGCGCTCGGCTACAGCTCCCCCGCCATCCCGAGCCTGCGGCGCGCCGCGCCCCCGGCCCCGCGCCTCGACGACGCCGCAGCCTCCTGGTTCGGG GCCGTCGTGACCCTGGGCGCCGCGGCGGGGGGCGTGCTGGGCGGCTGGCTGGTGGACCGCGCCGGGCGCAAGCTGAGCCTCCTGCTCTGCACGGCGCCCTTCGTGGCCGGCTTTGCTGTCATCACCGCGGCGCAGGACCTGTGGCTGCTGCTCGGAGGCCGCCTCCTCACCGGCTTGGCCTGTGGCATTGCCTCGCTTGTGGCCCCG GTCTACATCTCTGAAATTGCCTACCCAGCAGTCCGGGGGCTGCTCGGCTCCTGTGTGCAGCTGATGGTCGTCATAGGCATCCTCCTAGCCTACGTGGCAG GCTGGATCCTGGAGTGGCGCTGGCTGGCGGTGCTGGGCTGCGTGCCCCCCTCGCTCATGCTTCTGCTCATGTGCTGCATGCCCGAGACGCCGAGGTTCCTGCTGTCTCAGCACAAGTGCCAAGAAGCCATGGCTGCCCTGCAGTTCCTGTGGGGCTCCGAGCAGGGCTGGGAAGAGCCCTTGGCTGGGGCTGAGCACCAG GGCTTCCACCTGGCCCAGCTAAGGCGCCCTGGGGTCTATAAGCCCTTCATCATCGGCATCTCACTGATGGCCTTCCAGCAGCTGTCTGGCATCAACGCTGTCATGTTCTACGCAGAGACCATCTTTGAGGAGGCTAAGTTCAAG GACAGCAGCCTGGCCTCAGTCATCGTGGGTGTCATCCAGGTGCTGTTCACAGCCGTGGCAGCCCTCATCATGGACAGAGCTGGACGGAGGGTGCTTCTGCTCTTGTCAG GTGTGGTCATGGTGTGCAGCACTGTCACCTTTGGCGCCTACTTCAAGCTGACCCAGGGTGCCCCCAGTAACTCCTCGCATGTGGACCTCTCTGCGCCTGTCTCCGTGGAGCCCATCGATGCCAGTGAAGGGCTGGCCTGGTTGGCTGTGGGCAGCATGTGCTGCTTCATCACTG GAGGTCCTCAGGCCCTATGGTGCCTTCTGGCTTGCCTCCACCTTCTGCGTCTTCAGTGTCCTTTTTACTTTGTTCTGTGTCCCTGA
- the SLC2A8 gene encoding solute carrier family 2, facilitated glucose transporter member 8 isoform X2, producing the protein MTPEDPEERQPLLGPPDGRVPRGRRVFLAAFAAALGPLSFGFALGYSSPAIPSLRRAAPPAPRLDDAAASWFGAVVTLGAAAGGVLGGWLVDRAGRKLSLLLCTAPFVAGFAVITAAQDLWLLLGGRLLTGLACGIASLVAPVYISEIAYPAVRGLLGSCVQLMVVIGILLAYVAGWILEWRWLAVLGCVPPSLMLLLMCCMPETPRFLLSQHKCQEAMAALQFLWGSEQGWEEPLAGAEHQGFHLAQLRRPGVYKPFIIGISLMAFQQLSGINAVMFYAETIFEEAKFKDSSLASVIVGVIQVLFTAVAALIMDRAGRRVLLLLSGVVMVCSTVTFGAYFKLTQGAPSNSSHVDLSAPVSVEPIDASEGLAWLAVGSMCCFITGFALGWGPIPWLLMSEIFPLHVKGVATGVCVLTNWLMAFLVTKEFSSLMEVLRPYGAFWLASTFCVFSVLFTLFCVPETKGKTLEQITAHFEGQ; encoded by the exons ATGACGCCCGAGGACCCGGAGGAGAGGCAGCCCCTCCTGGGGCCGCCCGACGGCAG GGTCCCCCGCGGCCGCCGCGTCTTCCTCGCCGCCTTCGCCGCTGCTCTGGGCCCGCTCAGCTTCGGCTTCGCGCTCGGCTACAGCTCCCCCGCCATCCCGAGCCTGCGGCGCGCCGCGCCCCCGGCCCCGCGCCTCGACGACGCCGCAGCCTCCTGGTTCGGG GCCGTCGTGACCCTGGGCGCCGCGGCGGGGGGCGTGCTGGGCGGCTGGCTGGTGGACCGCGCCGGGCGCAAGCTGAGCCTCCTGCTCTGCACGGCGCCCTTCGTGGCCGGCTTTGCTGTCATCACCGCGGCGCAGGACCTGTGGCTGCTGCTCGGAGGCCGCCTCCTCACCGGCTTGGCCTGTGGCATTGCCTCGCTTGTGGCCCCG GTCTACATCTCTGAAATTGCCTACCCAGCAGTCCGGGGGCTGCTCGGCTCCTGTGTGCAGCTGATGGTCGTCATAGGCATCCTCCTAGCCTACGTGGCAG GCTGGATCCTGGAGTGGCGCTGGCTGGCGGTGCTGGGCTGCGTGCCCCCCTCGCTCATGCTTCTGCTCATGTGCTGCATGCCCGAGACGCCGAGGTTCCTGCTGTCTCAGCACAAGTGCCAAGAAGCCATGGCTGCCCTGCAGTTCCTGTGGGGCTCCGAGCAGGGCTGGGAAGAGCCCTTGGCTGGGGCTGAGCACCAG GGCTTCCACCTGGCCCAGCTAAGGCGCCCTGGGGTCTATAAGCCCTTCATCATCGGCATCTCACTGATGGCCTTCCAGCAGCTGTCTGGCATCAACGCTGTCATGTTCTACGCAGAGACCATCTTTGAGGAGGCTAAGTTCAAG GACAGCAGCCTGGCCTCAGTCATCGTGGGTGTCATCCAGGTGCTGTTCACAGCCGTGGCAGCCCTCATCATGGACAGAGCTGGACGGAGGGTGCTTCTGCTCTTGTCAG GTGTGGTCATGGTGTGCAGCACTGTCACCTTTGGCGCCTACTTCAAGCTGACCCAGGGTGCCCCCAGTAACTCCTCGCATGTGGACCTCTCTGCGCCTGTCTCCGTGGAGCCCATCGATGCCAGTGAAGGGCTGGCCTGGTTGGCTGTGGGCAGCATGTGCTGCTTCATCACTG GCTTCGCTCTGGGCTGGGGGCCCATCCCCTGGCTCCTCATGTCAGAGATCTTCCCTCTGCACGTCAAGGGCGTGGCCACCGGCGTCTGTGTCCTCACCAACTGGCTCATGGCGTTTCTCGTAACAAAAGAGTTCAGCAGCCTCATG GAGGTCCTCAGGCCCTATGGTGCCTTCTGGCTTGCCTCCACCTTCTGCGTCTTCAGTGTCCTTTTTACTTTGTTCTGTGTCCCTGAAACCAAAGGAAAGACTTTGGAACAAATCACAGCACATTTTGAGGGGCAATGA
- the SLC2A8 gene encoding solute carrier family 2, facilitated glucose transporter member 8 isoform X1 produces the protein MTPEDPEERQPLLGPPDGRVPRGRRVFLAAFAAALGPLSFGFALGYSSPAIPSLRRAAPPAPRLDDAAASWFGAVVTLGAAAGGVLGGWLVDRAGRKLSLLLCTAPFVAGFAVITAAQDLWLLLGGRLLTGLACGIASLVAPVYISEIAYPAVRGLLGSCVQLMVVIGILLAYVAGWILEWRWLAVLGCVPPSLMLLLMCCMPETPRFLLSQHKCQEAMAALQFLWGSEQGWEEPLAGAEHQGFHLAQLRRPGVYKPFIIGISLMAFQQLSGINAVMFYAETIFEEAKFKDSSLASVIVGVIQVLFTAVAALIMDRAGRRVLLLLSGVVMVCSTVTFGAYFKLTQGAPSNSSHVDLSAPVSVEPIDASEGLAWLAVGSMCCFITGFALGWGPIPWLLMSEIFPLHVKGVATGVCVLTNWLMAFLVTKEFSSLMTTLPRMEQIMVLKFHFPHAAETTKSDLWEWTSACPEGMVMRALWPHRHRVTRGLAT, from the exons ATGACGCCCGAGGACCCGGAGGAGAGGCAGCCCCTCCTGGGGCCGCCCGACGGCAG GGTCCCCCGCGGCCGCCGCGTCTTCCTCGCCGCCTTCGCCGCTGCTCTGGGCCCGCTCAGCTTCGGCTTCGCGCTCGGCTACAGCTCCCCCGCCATCCCGAGCCTGCGGCGCGCCGCGCCCCCGGCCCCGCGCCTCGACGACGCCGCAGCCTCCTGGTTCGGG GCCGTCGTGACCCTGGGCGCCGCGGCGGGGGGCGTGCTGGGCGGCTGGCTGGTGGACCGCGCCGGGCGCAAGCTGAGCCTCCTGCTCTGCACGGCGCCCTTCGTGGCCGGCTTTGCTGTCATCACCGCGGCGCAGGACCTGTGGCTGCTGCTCGGAGGCCGCCTCCTCACCGGCTTGGCCTGTGGCATTGCCTCGCTTGTGGCCCCG GTCTACATCTCTGAAATTGCCTACCCAGCAGTCCGGGGGCTGCTCGGCTCCTGTGTGCAGCTGATGGTCGTCATAGGCATCCTCCTAGCCTACGTGGCAG GCTGGATCCTGGAGTGGCGCTGGCTGGCGGTGCTGGGCTGCGTGCCCCCCTCGCTCATGCTTCTGCTCATGTGCTGCATGCCCGAGACGCCGAGGTTCCTGCTGTCTCAGCACAAGTGCCAAGAAGCCATGGCTGCCCTGCAGTTCCTGTGGGGCTCCGAGCAGGGCTGGGAAGAGCCCTTGGCTGGGGCTGAGCACCAG GGCTTCCACCTGGCCCAGCTAAGGCGCCCTGGGGTCTATAAGCCCTTCATCATCGGCATCTCACTGATGGCCTTCCAGCAGCTGTCTGGCATCAACGCTGTCATGTTCTACGCAGAGACCATCTTTGAGGAGGCTAAGTTCAAG GACAGCAGCCTGGCCTCAGTCATCGTGGGTGTCATCCAGGTGCTGTTCACAGCCGTGGCAGCCCTCATCATGGACAGAGCTGGACGGAGGGTGCTTCTGCTCTTGTCAG GTGTGGTCATGGTGTGCAGCACTGTCACCTTTGGCGCCTACTTCAAGCTGACCCAGGGTGCCCCCAGTAACTCCTCGCATGTGGACCTCTCTGCGCCTGTCTCCGTGGAGCCCATCGATGCCAGTGAAGGGCTGGCCTGGTTGGCTGTGGGCAGCATGTGCTGCTTCATCACTG GCTTCGCTCTGGGCTGGGGGCCCATCCCCTGGCTCCTCATGTCAGAGATCTTCCCTCTGCACGTCAAGGGCGTGGCCACCGGCGTCTGTGTCCTCACCAACTGGCTCATGGCGTTTCTCGTAACAAAAGAGTTCAGCAGCCTCATG ACCACACTTCCCAGGATGGAACAGATTATGGTTCTCAAATTCCATTTCCCACATGCTGCTGAGACAACCAAAAGTGACCTTTGGGAGTGGACATCAGCTTGCCCTGAAGGAATGGTGATGAGGGCTCTGTGGCCTCATAGACACAGAGTCACACGGGGCCTGGCCACCTAA